The Prevotella sp. E9-3 genome has a window encoding:
- a CDS encoding LamG domain-containing protein, which translates to MKTNYFLRHRLVVMLLMLIATMTSAQAGEYITEIISIGTKKGGGNSLKSEYRNQGWIVVDKDLNRNAGGWDVYVAYKTSNTINPETGYITDICASDKQVSSFTFEGRTYYRVPTNSGYNGDLNRDAGGAYIFLYYTRQRDNLQTYGDSKRVITALSTSSDGEDDNPQTAAISWRNSKYSGLCEVNKSAGGDYIYIQQHFTTQKLEWREDPTFATGLVFNGVEQELVKKTASDKNWGTIKFRVDNGAWTADKPMGQDVGNYKIEYYLDGGDFADYSETRSTTVSIDAPIVKAKDLTGVFNQAEKKVNLTWSVGTIPGNYTDYNWVVYRNGEKIAKLPQNVHTYADGSFTNESSPVYDVYYVSKFWDEDTKRDDTKATVTVSTVRTVPINNLEVECQDDRIIFVWTSDGYVAGFGNKFRIYVGDEESPIYTLTPSDMQTSFRWEHRTTDQHTNRQNKIDEQTGVPYTEEPLNACAPSTYRIEGVIGNTTLNSENINPKAIGNGTLFYEFDATKGAYEGMVKLSWHVNKQGSTLTKTYIVERRQAEQEGEPWAVLARMSSTDDYLTYDDQTALPGVFYDYRVTVEDKCSDGSIINNEITSIGFAKSTGTVTGRIAYGSSGTAVQGVEVIMTRTHAGNDDQGQYHSMYFTDVNGSVTWQYPSDAYAASLFASDDFTVQMWLLPESFSDSRIADFGNNIVLGMTVSGQLYFSDGTDNLTFDGITLQTNAYNHVVLTRSGTTLTCYVVNVDADNHPIVKKATQTTTNSPFSTLNSSTQFELGHFKGSVDEFRLWTKCLNEDEILENYDHLLVGNEKNLETYWTFDEGLRTQFFDYSRYGTTYHQHHGRVGSNTTASTVTPGVLTLKAKTDDNGNYQIQGIPFSGEGTTYSVVPLHGIHEFNPSSRLLFFNSNSLVHNNTNFEDVSSFKMSGHIYYAGTNVPADSIQLYIDGVLQSKDGASVQTDEDGYYELSVPIGKHFVEAKMAGHTLADGGRFPTQGTFNFDRHVSHDFSDITLVNFTGRVGGGERNDTLVVGFAASKNNIGMATIQLALNNASFSLNCQDDHISDATSERTWASDTTSINSRSWTGTSYDAKYIYIRTDSLTGEFSALLPPLRYVVKSVRVDNNPNVEFLSLPEINLTNGIQEYTDKIRPEDRDTTLLFGPDTYKYHTKHLFTYFAPPQIDVIDKMNGTTGAFGIQELTDYPIGDAESPETATISDIWKQDDSDGSISYLLGYPLYEKGKTVTYEIFGYEKYTNYDGQEPVHDIIPMNDQEITLTNEMGENQKVIYLVEDSTTGYQVSQIYDIETNKVTLDANGRVTYKWGVGMPNIISPYSRNFSILLVRKDRTYEPFSLNAVVLGDLPEGDNFVTQGPDLVQFVLRDPPGAKSTTTLKRAVVNGTTEMSSDMAIGNHQLLCKNLFGASVTAGAGMGFMYIQQNNVYDQLDVGTHATWRTGDSDEKAWTTTYNQAISTSSAWQYVGSAGDVFVGTATNLLLGKTRNLCIVKDLEGKYGLNVVDALSLGQEVTTLFNYSAYELENVMIPKWKDQRLSYLTEVADQNAAQSYVNTGKRTVYLTWVGKDKNTEYQKNVNYIAVSPQEVDVNEVDSVEWCTNQINSWIKVLRDNEENKVMAMKSREANQSQPWNGWQNFSIDGGSSYSYSVSQDTTKVHKSQTTWSMSAILNNSWANTFKNFVHWGVSSTLSNEVGREQSDIDGVVHKNVMEWDYVLSDGNVDADLSIDKYPSGQAGYSDVFSLFGGQTYNPYEGKEYTKWFEPGQHVLSNGSEQMEQPDIRISVDGMNSAKEATLTDVPAGQAGTYTLFLSNKSNTNRHYNPIFQLIIPDADNTKGLKLSIDGVSFGNGHTILIPQGETVKKVITVNQTDQSVLDYDSVKIVLASNYQPGVIADYVMLHTHFKPSSSPIDLVITEPVLNIENMQRNKGNLEIKLTNFNRQFKGMKKLGVEYRYEGSTTWTQPSGLQFYINKKDSTKQGDQVLPTTGNLRLSYNMSSANDYPQGTYTFRAYTTTMYGEEPVTVYSDEIEVVKDDVAPRQLTTPQPANGILRYGDDIAIEFNEDIVPGYVTDKNIIVTAKLNSQQVLHDVALQLLAAGGTSVSENPVFLNGDFSIDFWMRWKMAGTILQLGSGQLGLSVDSEGHISAGIAGMEMKSEDVIPKDTWTYVVLSYKAADMAFSALAQYDETTLRLFTNQKVTEGAVMSHVYSNDNRLYMGNMTGAIHDLSLFNIYRDPVEAAATKYQSKDNYVYGLTNYWPMDEGHGTVARDTRHINDIAARYWFRDNKNYALKVDEKGADIDITQINTRPGDSYVLEMWYNSSQRPKDQQELTVFEVGQNQNQRIGLYFTHDYDWVLRYGDKEHLVGNSEAIWDTEWNHVALNVVRGQSASFYFNGQRTAVMAEADIPSLEGAVLSVAKGATSAMVDEVRIWHATLSESHLLNNIYNCIDTTDHYSRGLVAYYPFEKAGTVDGVSTKVETLENLAPRSLGNSVSQGLTIPEGSVYSFNTDVPPVKNAPVESRLIAKPVASERKVIINLTEGSGINARDIEGTTLNITVDKIHDMHGNASEPIRWTAYVQRNTLKWMKDTVNIIKKYGTDYTLDIDIENRGGQTEYYTLMNLPQWLTLEGSERTDDVAPLSTKTLRFRVDPMAAVGDYDVTIGLQGNYEIMEPLRVVMNVREERPSWSVDPSKYENTMNIVGQVYLDGILMSNSESLVAAFVGEECRGVAAPEQTRGAAFVTLTIFGNGATDYNKSLTFRIWDAATGVAYRDANVTLTDGTTVSSILFDADQLIGSFDRPVKWTKSNMMEQRLWLQSKWTWLSLSVTPADSRPLTVFPELTTWNTIIKSRTSDAYCNGVEWYGPLKVEVGNMYKVLLNEQLSYSYDLSDGLTVKGQAVDLSKTPIVLHKGWNWIGYLPTSAMTLREALAGANPKRGDQVKSQTGIAIYGSTGWEGNLKALESGKGYMYYNSSDVEKQFVYPDKTSTTNRKALRHLLRRAPLTVFTPVDPYLYPDNMTVVVQLVDGQAVVDTAEVAAFIAGECRAATKADSGLYYLVIAGEGSGQKMEIQAFIDGDIRVLDDNIVYSSDTNVGTPWQPYVIDLKKANGILPVMGDAKHSEWYDLQGRKIGVQPSRKGVYLRSGNKKVVK; encoded by the coding sequence ATGAAGACGAATTATTTCCTCCGGCATCGGCTGGTCGTGATGCTGCTGATGCTCATTGCGACAATGACAAGCGCACAGGCAGGCGAGTATATCACTGAAATTATCTCCATTGGAACCAAAAAAGGCGGGGGTAATTCTTTGAAGAGTGAATACAGGAACCAGGGTTGGATAGTGGTCGACAAAGACCTGAACAGGAATGCTGGAGGCTGGGACGTCTATGTTGCCTACAAGACCAGCAACACCATCAATCCAGAGACGGGCTACATTACCGATATCTGTGCATCGGACAAGCAAGTCAGCTCCTTCACCTTTGAAGGTCGCACCTACTATCGGGTGCCCACCAACTCAGGCTATAACGGTGACTTGAACCGCGATGCAGGAGGTGCCTACATCTTCCTCTATTACACGCGCCAACGCGACAACCTGCAAACCTATGGTGACTCCAAGCGTGTCATCACGGCCCTTTCAACAAGCAGCGATGGCGAAGACGACAACCCACAGACAGCAGCCATCTCTTGGCGCAATTCGAAATACAGCGGTCTGTGCGAGGTGAACAAAAGCGCCGGTGGCGACTATATCTATATACAGCAGCATTTCACCACGCAAAAGCTGGAGTGGAGAGAAGATCCCACCTTTGCCACGGGTCTTGTGTTCAACGGCGTGGAGCAGGAACTGGTGAAAAAGACCGCATCAGACAAGAACTGGGGCACTATCAAGTTCAGAGTGGACAACGGTGCGTGGACGGCCGACAAGCCCATGGGTCAGGATGTAGGCAACTACAAGATAGAGTATTATCTTGACGGTGGCGACTTTGCCGACTACAGTGAAACGAGGAGTACGACAGTCTCCATTGACGCGCCCATCGTGAAGGCAAAAGACCTAACAGGTGTGTTCAATCAGGCCGAGAAGAAGGTGAACCTGACGTGGAGCGTGGGCACCATTCCCGGCAACTATACCGACTATAATTGGGTGGTTTATCGCAACGGCGAAAAGATTGCCAAGCTACCGCAGAACGTACACACCTACGCTGATGGCAGCTTTACTAACGAGTCATCGCCTGTATATGATGTCTATTATGTGTCGAAGTTCTGGGACGAAGACACCAAGCGCGACGACACGAAAGCCACGGTGACAGTGAGCACCGTACGCACCGTACCTATCAACAACCTTGAAGTAGAATGCCAGGACGACCGCATCATATTTGTCTGGACATCGGACGGCTATGTGGCGGGCTTTGGAAACAAGTTCCGTATCTACGTGGGCGATGAGGAGAGCCCCATCTATACCCTTACGCCCTCCGACATGCAGACTTCTTTCCGTTGGGAGCACCGAACCACCGACCAGCACACCAACCGCCAGAACAAAATTGACGAACAGACGGGCGTTCCCTATACCGAAGAACCGCTGAACGCCTGCGCTCCGTCAACCTATCGCATAGAGGGAGTCATCGGCAACACGACACTCAACTCGGAGAACATCAACCCCAAGGCCATTGGCAACGGCACGCTGTTCTATGAGTTCGATGCTACGAAAGGCGCATACGAGGGTATGGTGAAGCTATCGTGGCATGTCAACAAGCAGGGTTCCACGCTCACCAAGACTTACATAGTGGAACGCCGGCAGGCAGAACAGGAAGGTGAGCCTTGGGCAGTATTGGCCCGCATGTCGAGTACCGATGACTATCTTACCTACGACGACCAGACGGCGCTGCCTGGTGTTTTCTACGACTACCGCGTGACCGTTGAGGACAAGTGTTCCGACGGCTCCATCATCAACAACGAAATAACCAGCATTGGTTTCGCCAAGAGCACTGGTACTGTGACGGGCCGTATCGCCTACGGTTCATCAGGTACAGCCGTACAAGGTGTGGAAGTCATCATGACGAGAACCCATGCTGGCAACGACGACCAGGGACAGTACCACTCTATGTATTTTACCGACGTAAACGGTTCGGTAACGTGGCAATATCCTTCTGACGCCTACGCTGCCAGCCTGTTCGCTTCGGACGATTTCACGGTACAGATGTGGTTACTCCCTGAATCGTTCAGCGACAGCAGGATTGCAGACTTCGGCAATAACATCGTACTGGGCATGACGGTCAGCGGACAGCTGTATTTTAGCGATGGCACCGACAATCTGACCTTCGATGGCATCACGCTGCAAACGAATGCCTACAACCATGTGGTGCTGACCCGCAGTGGCACAACGCTGACCTGCTATGTAGTGAACGTGGACGCTGACAACCATCCCATTGTGAAGAAAGCGACCCAGACAACTACAAACTCTCCATTCTCAACGCTCAACTCCTCCACGCAGTTTGAACTGGGTCATTTCAAAGGCTCGGTAGACGAGTTCCGCCTCTGGACGAAGTGCCTCAACGAGGATGAGATTCTGGAAAACTACGATCACCTGTTAGTAGGCAACGAGAAGAACCTGGAGACCTATTGGACCTTTGACGAAGGCTTGCGCACACAGTTCTTCGACTATTCGCGCTACGGCACCACCTATCACCAGCACCATGGTCGCGTAGGCAGCAACACGACGGCCTCAACCGTAACGCCTGGTGTGCTCACCCTGAAGGCCAAGACCGACGACAACGGAAACTACCAGATTCAGGGCATACCGTTCAGTGGCGAGGGAACCACCTACTCCGTAGTACCCCTGCATGGCATCCACGAATTCAATCCCAGCAGCAGACTGCTCTTCTTTAACAGCAACTCGCTCGTACACAACAACACCAATTTCGAAGATGTGTCGTCGTTCAAGATGAGCGGCCATATCTACTATGCTGGCACCAACGTGCCTGCTGACAGTATTCAGCTCTATATTGATGGTGTTCTGCAGAGCAAGGACGGTGCGAGTGTGCAGACCGATGAAGATGGCTACTACGAACTGTCAGTACCCATCGGCAAGCACTTCGTTGAGGCTAAGATGGCTGGCCATACGCTGGCCGACGGAGGCCGCTTCCCCACACAGGGCACGTTCAACTTCGACCGGCACGTGTCACACGACTTCAGTGATATCACCTTGGTCAATTTCACCGGTCGTGTAGGCGGTGGTGAGCGCAATGACACACTGGTCGTGGGCTTCGCTGCATCGAAGAACAACATAGGCATGGCCACCATCCAGTTAGCTCTGAATAATGCATCGTTCTCGCTGAACTGCCAAGACGACCACATCAGCGATGCCACCAGCGAGCGCACCTGGGCCAGCGACACCACAAGCATCAACAGTCGCTCATGGACAGGCACCAGCTACGATGCTAAATATATCTATATACGGACCGACTCGCTCACCGGTGAGTTCTCGGCTCTGTTACCCCCGTTGAGATATGTGGTGAAGAGCGTGCGCGTGGACAACAACCCCAACGTGGAATTCCTCTCGCTGCCAGAAATCAATCTGACCAACGGCATACAAGAGTACACCGACAAAATACGGCCGGAAGACAGGGATACCACACTCCTTTTCGGCCCTGACACCTACAAGTATCACACCAAGCATCTGTTCACCTACTTTGCCCCACCCCAGATTGATGTAATCGACAAGATGAATGGCACGACGGGAGCCTTTGGCATACAGGAGCTGACAGACTATCCGATCGGCGATGCCGAATCACCTGAAACGGCAACTATCAGCGATATCTGGAAGCAAGACGACAGCGATGGCAGCATCAGCTACCTGTTGGGCTATCCGCTCTACGAGAAGGGCAAGACCGTAACCTACGAAATCTTTGGCTACGAGAAGTACACCAACTACGACGGTCAGGAACCCGTGCACGATATCATCCCGATGAATGATCAGGAAATTACGCTGACCAACGAGATGGGCGAGAACCAGAAAGTCATCTATCTGGTGGAAGACTCGACCACCGGTTATCAGGTGAGTCAGATATACGACATAGAGACAAACAAGGTCACGCTCGACGCCAATGGTCGCGTCACCTACAAGTGGGGCGTAGGCATGCCCAACATCATCTCTCCCTACAGCCGTAACTTCAGCATACTCTTGGTACGTAAAGACCGTACCTACGAACCGTTCTCACTGAACGCTGTGGTACTGGGCGACCTGCCCGAAGGCGACAACTTCGTGACGCAGGGACCTGACCTGGTGCAGTTCGTATTGCGCGACCCGCCAGGGGCCAAGTCGACTACCACGCTAAAGCGCGCCGTCGTCAACGGAACTACCGAGATGAGTTCCGACATGGCCATCGGCAATCATCAGTTGTTGTGCAAGAATCTGTTCGGAGCTTCTGTAACGGCGGGTGCCGGAATGGGCTTTATGTACATACAGCAGAACAATGTATACGACCAACTGGATGTTGGTACCCATGCCACTTGGCGCACTGGCGATTCCGATGAAAAAGCATGGACAACGACCTACAACCAAGCCATCTCTACCAGTTCGGCATGGCAGTATGTGGGCAGTGCTGGCGATGTATTCGTGGGAACAGCCACCAACCTGCTCTTGGGAAAGACCCGCAACCTCTGCATTGTCAAAGACCTTGAGGGCAAGTATGGTCTCAATGTGGTGGATGCCCTGTCGCTGGGTCAGGAAGTGACAACACTATTCAACTACAGTGCCTACGAGCTGGAGAACGTGATGATTCCCAAGTGGAAGGACCAGCGCCTGTCGTACCTCACCGAAGTGGCCGACCAGAATGCTGCCCAGAGCTATGTGAACACGGGCAAGCGAACCGTCTATCTGACATGGGTTGGAAAGGACAAGAACACCGAGTATCAGAAGAACGTGAACTACATAGCCGTTAGTCCCCAAGAGGTTGATGTGAACGAGGTCGACAGCGTGGAATGGTGCACGAACCAGATCAATAGCTGGATTAAAGTGCTCCGCGACAACGAGGAGAACAAGGTAATGGCCATGAAGAGCCGCGAAGCCAACCAATCCCAGCCTTGGAACGGTTGGCAGAACTTCTCAATCGACGGTGGTTCTTCCTACTCTTACTCTGTGAGCCAGGACACCACCAAGGTTCATAAGAGCCAAACGACTTGGTCGATGAGCGCCATTCTTAACAACTCATGGGCAAATACTTTCAAGAACTTTGTTCACTGGGGAGTATCTTCGACCCTTAGCAATGAAGTGGGTCGCGAACAAAGCGATATTGACGGTGTAGTCCATAAGAATGTGATGGAGTGGGATTATGTGCTTTCCGATGGCAACGTCGATGCCGACCTCTCTATCGACAAATACCCCTCGGGACAGGCTGGCTATAGTGATGTATTCTCGCTTTTTGGCGGTCAGACCTACAATCCCTACGAGGGTAAGGAATACACGAAATGGTTCGAGCCGGGCCAGCACGTGTTGAGCAATGGATCGGAGCAGATGGAGCAACCCGACATACGCATCAGCGTCGACGGTATGAACAGCGCTAAAGAAGCCACACTGACCGATGTGCCTGCAGGACAAGCGGGCACATACACGCTGTTCCTCTCCAACAAGAGTAACACAAACCGGCACTACAACCCCATCTTCCAGCTCATCATACCGGATGCTGACAACACGAAGGGCTTGAAGTTGAGTATCGACGGTGTATCGTTCGGCAACGGACACACCATTTTGATTCCTCAAGGCGAAACCGTGAAGAAAGTAATCACAGTGAACCAAACCGACCAGAGCGTACTCGACTACGACAGCGTGAAAATTGTGCTTGCCTCGAACTATCAGCCCGGTGTCATTGCCGACTATGTAATGTTGCACACCCACTTCAAACCCAGCTCCAGCCCCATCGACCTTGTGATTACCGAGCCCGTGCTTAATATCGAGAACATGCAGCGCAACAAGGGTAATCTGGAGATCAAGCTGACCAACTTCAACCGCCAGTTCAAGGGTATGAAGAAGCTTGGTGTAGAATACCGCTACGAAGGCTCTACCACATGGACACAGCCTTCGGGACTGCAGTTCTATATCAACAAGAAGGATTCGACAAAACAGGGCGACCAAGTGCTACCCACCACTGGCAACCTGCGCCTGTCGTACAACATGAGCAGTGCCAACGACTACCCACAGGGCACTTACACCTTCCGCGCCTACACCACGACGATGTATGGCGAGGAGCCAGTGACCGTGTATAGCGACGAGATTGAGGTGGTGAAGGATGATGTGGCCCCACGTCAGCTCACCACGCCGCAACCTGCCAATGGCATTCTTCGCTACGGCGACGATATTGCCATTGAGTTCAACGAGGATATCGTGCCAGGCTATGTCACCGACAAGAACATCATTGTCACAGCCAAGCTGAACAGTCAGCAAGTGCTGCACGACGTGGCCCTGCAACTGTTAGCCGCAGGCGGCACTTCGGTTTCTGAGAACCCGGTCTTCCTCAATGGCGACTTCTCCATCGACTTCTGGATGAGATGGAAGATGGCTGGCACTATCCTGCAGTTAGGCAGTGGACAGCTTGGACTGAGTGTGGATAGTGAAGGCCACATCTCGGCAGGCATCGCCGGCATGGAGATGAAGTCGGAAGACGTCATTCCCAAGGACACATGGACCTACGTGGTGCTGAGCTATAAGGCTGCCGATATGGCTTTCTCGGCGCTGGCACAGTATGACGAGACCACGCTACGCCTATTTACCAATCAGAAGGTGACCGAGGGTGCCGTAATGAGCCACGTCTATTCCAACGACAACCGTCTCTATATGGGCAACATGACCGGTGCCATCCACGACCTGAGCCTCTTCAATATCTACAGAGACCCCGTCGAGGCTGCAGCAACGAAGTACCAGTCGAAGGACAACTACGTCTATGGCCTGACCAACTATTGGCCCATGGACGAGGGACATGGCACCGTGGCTCGCGACACACGCCATATTAACGACATCGCCGCCAGATACTGGTTCCGCGACAACAAGAACTATGCCCTGAAGGTAGACGAAAAGGGAGCTGACATCGATATCACGCAGATCAATACCCGACCAGGCGATAGCTACGTTTTGGAGATGTGGTACAACTCATCGCAACGACCGAAAGATCAGCAGGAACTTACGGTGTTTGAAGTGGGACAGAACCAGAACCAACGCATCGGGCTCTACTTCACCCATGACTACGACTGGGTGCTGCGCTACGGCGACAAGGAACACCTGGTGGGCAACAGCGAAGCTATCTGGGATACGGAGTGGAACCATGTGGCACTGAACGTGGTGCGCGGACAGTCGGCCTCGTTCTACTTCAACGGTCAGCGCACGGCCGTCATGGCCGAAGCCGACATACCGTCGTTAGAGGGTGCTGTGCTCAGCGTGGCCAAGGGAGCCACATCGGCCATGGTCGATGAAGTGCGCATCTGGCATGCCACACTCTCAGAGAGCCATCTGCTGAACAATATCTACAACTGTATCGACACCACCGATCACTATTCACGCGGACTGGTAGCCTACTACCCCTTCGAGAAGGCAGGCACGGTGGATGGCGTCAGCACCAAGGTGGAAACGCTCGAGAACCTGGCACCCCGTTCGCTTGGCAACTCCGTCAGCCAAGGTCTGACGATACCTGAAGGAAGCGTTTATTCGTTTAACACGGATGTACCGCCGGTGAAAAACGCTCCGGTGGAGAGCCGCCTCATTGCCAAGCCAGTGGCCTCAGAGCGCAAGGTCATTATCAACCTGACCGAGGGCAGCGGCATCAACGCCCGCGATATTGAGGGCACCACCCTGAACATCACCGTAGATAAAATCCACGACATGCACGGCAACGCGTCGGAGCCCATCCGATGGACGGCCTACGTGCAGCGCAACACGCTGAAGTGGATGAAGGACACCGTGAACATCATCAAGAAATACGGTACGGACTACACGCTGGACATCGACATCGAGAACCGTGGCGGACAGACGGAATACTACACGCTGATGAACCTGCCGCAGTGGCTTACGCTGGAAGGCAGTGAGCGCACCGACGACGTGGCACCGCTCAGCACGAAGACCCTGCGCTTCCGCGTTGACCCGATGGCAGCCGTAGGCGACTATGATGTCACCATCGGTCTGCAAGGCAACTACGAGATTATGGAACCCCTGCGTGTGGTGATGAACGTACGCGAAGAGCGGCCCAGCTGGAGCGTCGACCCGTCGAAGTATGAGAACACGATGAACATTGTGGGTCAGGTCTATCTCGACGGCATCCTGATGAGCAACAGCGAGAGCCTCGTAGCCGCCTTCGTCGGTGAGGAGTGCCGCGGCGTGGCAGCACCTGAGCAGACACGCGGGGCAGCCTTTGTCACACTGACCATCTTCGGCAATGGCGCTACCGACTACAACAAGTCGCTCACCTTCCGCATCTGGGATGCAGCCACGGGCGTGGCCTACAGGGATGCCAACGTCACATTGACCGATGGCACCACCGTCAGCAGCATTCTGTTTGATGCCGACCAACTCATCGGCAGTTTCGACCGTCCCGTCAAGTGGACGAAGAGCAACATGATGGAACAGAGACTCTGGCTGCAGAGCAAGTGGACGTGGCTGTCGCTGAGCGTGACGCCTGCCGACTCCCGCCCCCTGACCGTATTCCCCGAACTCACCACCTGGAACACCATCATCAAGAGCCGCACGAGCGATGCCTACTGCAACGGCGTGGAATGGTACGGCCCGTTGAAGGTGGAAGTAGGCAATATGTATAAGGTACTGCTCAACGAACAGCTCAGTTACAGCTACGATCTGTCCGACGGACTGACCGTAAAGGGACAGGCCGTTGACCTGAGCAAGACCCCAATCGTGTTGCATAAGGGATGGAACTGGATAGGCTATCTGCCCACCTCGGCGATGACGCTGCGCGAAGCACTGGCCGGTGCCAACCCCAAGCGGGGTGACCAAGTGAAGTCGCAGACGGGTATCGCCATCTATGGAAGCACAGGCTGGGAAGGTAACCTCAAGGCACTGGAAAGCGGAAAGGGCTACATGTACTACAACAGTAGCGATGTGGAGAAGCAGTTTGTCTATCCCGACAAGACCAGCACCACCAACCGCAAGGCGCTGCGCCACCTGCTGCGTCGCGCACCGCTCACGGTCTTTACGCCCGTTGACCCCTACCTCTATCCGGACAACATGACTGTAGTGGTTCAGCTCGTTGACGGGCAGGCAGTGGTCGATACGGCCGAGGTAGCCGCCTTCATCGCTGGTGAATGTCGCGCAGCCACAAAGGCAGACAGCGGTCTCTATTATCTTGTCATTGCTGGTGAGGGCAGCGGGCAAAAGATGGAGATACAAGCCTTTATCGACGGAGACATTCGCGTCTTGGACGACAACATCGTCTACAGCAGCGACACCAATGTCGGTACGCCTTGGCAGCCATACGTCATCGACCTAAAGAAAGCGAATGGCATCCTGCCTGTCATGGGCGATGCTAAGCACAGCGAATGGTACGACCTGCAAGGCCGCAAGATAGGCGTCCAGCCTTCACGCAAGGGTGTCTACCTCCGCAGTGGAAACAAGAAAGTGGTCAAATAA
- a CDS encoding peptidoglycan DD-metalloendopeptidase family protein yields the protein MNLMKLKKLVIFSLFAFSAVTVSAQDLLANQAPIDRKMKAVDAEMLKHLVEIEEYDSPAEELYEDWDNTYAHRQTTLPDSFRIDLRDFCMPTPSRVITSNFGPRWRRQHKGLDIKVYIGDTIRAAFSGKVRVVKNEGARKGYGKYVVIRHPNGLETIYGHLSKQLVIEDQEVRAGEPIGLGGNTGRSTGSHLHFETRLCGVALNPAIMFDFANQDIVSDFYTFHKDSYEFDGRLATQLRGANGQYGYNPADVNSPNMGKSRGDVASEGTTRFHKVKKGETLSSIARKHGTSVNAICRLNRISKTVRLRPGQILKYN from the coding sequence ATAAATCTTATGAAATTAAAGAAACTTGTAATATTTTCCCTTTTTGCATTCAGTGCCGTTACTGTTTCGGCGCAAGACCTTTTAGCCAACCAAGCTCCCATCGATCGCAAGATGAAAGCTGTTGACGCCGAAATGCTGAAGCACCTGGTAGAAATAGAAGAATACGACTCACCAGCAGAAGAACTGTATGAAGACTGGGATAACACCTATGCACATCGTCAGACAACACTTCCTGATTCATTCCGCATTGACTTGCGTGATTTCTGCATGCCTACTCCCAGCCGTGTCATCACTTCAAATTTCGGCCCACGTTGGCGCAGACAGCACAAGGGATTGGACATCAAGGTATATATTGGTGACACCATTCGTGCTGCTTTCAGCGGTAAGGTACGTGTAGTGAAAAACGAGGGCGCACGCAAAGGCTACGGCAAATACGTAGTGATTCGTCACCCCAACGGTTTGGAGACCATTTATGGCCACCTGTCAAAGCAACTGGTTATAGAAGATCAGGAAGTACGTGCCGGCGAACCTATTGGTCTGGGTGGCAATACAGGCCGTAGTACAGGCTCACACCTTCATTTCGAAACCCGTCTCTGCGGTGTAGCTCTCAATCCGGCTATCATGTTCGACTTTGCCAATCAGGATATCGTAAGCGATTTCTATACATTCCATAAAGACTCATACGAGTTTGACGGTCGTCTGGCCACCCAGCTTCGTGGTGCCAACGGACAGTATGGTTACAATCCTGCCGATGTGAACAGCCCCAACATGGGCAAGTCTCGTGGCGATGTTGCAAGCGAAGGAACCACACGTTTCCACAAGGTTAAGAAAGGTGAGACGCTCTCTTCAATCGCTCGCAAGCACGGTACTTCAGTCAACGCCATCTGCCGTCTGAACCGCATCAGCAAGACAGTCCGTCTGCGTCCCGGACAGATTCTCAAGTACAACTAA